The genomic window AGCACCGGCCCAGATGGTATGGGACCAGGGACCCTTGCGCACAGGCTGAAAAGTCACGGGTTCGTTTTTTTGTTTTCCGGCTGCCTGCGGGTGCCTTGAGGCGGCCCTTTCGATTTTTATCCGGTGGATCAGATTATAGACCCAGTTCCAGCTGATGGAAACCAGAAATATAAGAAAAAGCCCTGCCAGCAGATGACCGGGGGCAATATTTTTGCCTGCCATGGCCGCACCGATTTTTTCCGGATTGAGCGGTCCTTCCACTGTACCGAAAAATCCCAGGTAATACAGCCAGATGGACCCTCCCAGAGACACCAGGGTCACCATCAGCCGCATTGCCTGTTGTCGGATAAGCCGGTTGTCATCATTGCATGGATAATTACCTATATGTTTTTTGGTTTCATTCATTGCTTCTCTCCTTTGTCAATTGCTGTAAAATCGGGTCGGCCTGGTTTGCCGGCTGAATCCGGTGTTCTGTCACTGAATGGTCAGGCCGGAAATGATCCGTAATTTCCGGCCTGACACACTGGGGACCGTCTGTGCTGCCGTCAGGTGCCCGTTGGATGGCGGCTGACAGCCCCCGGCCCCGGGCCAGGAGGGAATTACATGAGCCCCAGGGCCTTGCTCAGAGACGGCCAGAGTTTCCAGATACAGATGACCGCGACGATCAGGCAGTATACCGGTACGGTGTAGGTCCAGAATTTCTGGGGAAACACCCGGGTGGCATAAGGGGCCAGAACACCGCCGCCGATGGCTGTGATCATCATGGTGGGCAGCAGCAGAAAATCAATTTTCATGCCGGACCCCAGCATGGTGAACCAGAGAATGGCGGCCACGGTACTGACAGTGCCTTCACAGATGGCCGTCACGGCCAGCTGGGATTTAACGGGAACACCTGAAATCAATCCCCCGACAGTGATCACCGGACCATATCCGCCGCCGCCGATCCCCTTGTTAAAACCCGCCAGAAAGGCGAAAAATCCCATTCGTTTGAATCGATACGGCCTTTTTTTGCCCTTGTGCTGCTGGTACGCCTGGTATAATGCAACAGCGCCCATCATCACCAGCAAGATCACCACATAGAGCTTGATCCAGACTTTGGCGGTTTTGAATATGCCATAGACCCCAATGATTGATGTAATAACTGCTGCTACGCCCAGGATGGAAATCAGCAGCCACAATTTAATGGTTTCCGACATGGGATTCCATTTCCATTCCACGTTTTCAAACTCCCGGTGCAGAAATGCCCCGATCAGGCCGGCGGAAGCCTGCTGAATCATGATGACCGGCACCACCTGCAAGGGGGTAAACCCCAGAGACATGAGCACGGGGCTCATGACCGTGCCGAACCCCATGCCGGCGGAGGCATCCATGAATTCAAAAAACAGGCCCACCAACACCACATACCAGATAATATGCCACTGGTTGGTGCCCACCAGTCCGTGGGCAATATTATACCCTGATTCAGATGCCCGCCAGGTCGCTTCAAACGGGTTGCCGGCCAGCCAGCAGCCGACCAGAAACATGATGAACAAGGGGACGATTCCCGATAAAAATCCGATGATTTGCCGTTTTCCAGGTATCAACCGCTCCATGATGGTTGTTTTGGTGGCTTCAAGCTCCTCCTGGATTTCAAACCCGGTTCTTTTTGTTTTTTCGTTGGCACCCATTACTGCCTCCTTATGATTGTTGGTTTTTGGTGTAATCCTCTCACCCCTAAACGGGTTCTTATGTTGATCAAAAACATTTCAAAATACATGCCACTGGATACGGGAATGAAAGAACGCGAAGTACATATGATTCAACTATCTGAAATTATGGTAATTTAATTTAATTCTTTCCGGTTTGCATCCAGCATGTCCGGCCTTCCATTGATATCTATGCCCTTTGAAGTCAACAGATCGTTGACATAAAAAAGCAAAGTGAAACTTTTGGTAGACATTTATTTTTTGAACCCTGCGTTTTTTCCGGGTGAAATAATGCAAACGGCGGTGAGTTGTTTTTATAACTATTTGTTATTAAAGTGTATTTTTGCATATAATCAAAAGCGGTTCTATGTTTTTGTCAAATGGCACATGTCTTGCTCTTGTCTGCCTCAGAAAGGGATCATAAGTAAAATTAACTGATATATCACACAAAAAGGAGTCTACCCATGGAAGAATTGCTTTTACGTGTTGTCCCGGGATTACCCACCTTGGTGCTGCTGATCGTTATCGGCGTGTGTATTCTGCTGTTGTCCAAGGGGGCGGACTGGGCCATTGACGGGGTAGTAGCCCTGGCCCGGCGGACCGGGCTTCCCCGGATCGTTATCGGTGCCACCATCGTTTCATTGGGAACCACCCTGCCGGAAGCATTTGTTTCGGTCATGGCGGCCTGGACCGGCAACCCCGGCCTGGCTTTGGGCAATGCCGTGGGATCCATCATTGCAGACACCGGCCTGATTCTCGGGGTTGCCTGTGTCATGACCCGGGTGCCCATGAACAAATTTATTTTGCAGCGCACCGGCTGGGTCCAGGTGGGTTCGGCCACACTGCTGGTGGTTATTGCGTTGATATCCCTGTGGATCATGCCCGAACCGGTGATCAAGCGGGGAATCGGATTTCTGTTTCTGGGCCTGCTGGCTCTGTATATGTATGCCACCTACTCCTGGGCCAAATCCGGTGGAAACCAGGCCATGGATGGCGAAGCAGAGGATGAGTCGGATGAGATGGGGATACCCAAGTCTTTTCTTATGATTTTCGGTGGGCTGTTTCTGGTGATTCTGGGTGCCCGGGTTCTGATTCCCTGCGCTTCGGAATGTGCCGTGCGTGTGGGCGTACCCCAGGATGTCATTGCCGCCACCCTGGTGGCATTCGGCACCTCGCTGCCGGAACTGATGACCGCGTTTGCCGCCATCCGCAAAGGCCATCCGGAAATCATGGTGGGCAATGTCGTGGGTGCGGACGTGCTCAACTGCCTGTTTGTCATCGGCGCATCCGCTTCCGCCACGCCGCTGGCTATCCCTGAAAATTTCTTTCTCTTCCATTTTCCGGTGATGCTGCTGATTCTCTGGTCGTTCCGTGCATTTATCGCCATGCAGAATAAAAAGGGATATTTTGAACGGTGGCAGGGGGGATGGCTGCTGGGGATCTATTTGATTTATGTGGTTCTCCAGTATGCCCTGAATGTGAATATCCCGCATTAGGGTCAATGGCTTCAGCGGATGACACGGCTGTCATCGGCATGAAACGGGAGGCAGGCGTTAAGGCCTGTCTCCCCCTCTGGGAATGGAGGCCCGCAGCAATGGAATCATGCAAAGTCAAAACCGTTCTGATGCCTTTCTCATCCGGCGTGAGCCTGGATTATGCGGTCACCCCGGAAGACAGGCTGACCCATGCCGTGCAGTTGATGCTGCTTTACGGGATCAACCGCATTGCCGTGGTCAAAAACGGGCATCCCATGGGCATCGTCCGCCTGGATGATGCCCTGGAAAAACTGGGGTTGAAAAAATATGTCTAATCATGAGGAAAATTTGAAACCTTCCGCATCCAGGCCCGTTTCCTTGATGAGGCGGTGAAGATACTGGCGCTGGATCCCCGCCTTTTCAGCGGCCCGGCTGATGTTGCCGCTGCTGTGGGTGAGCGCGTTTTTGATATATTGATTGTAAAACAGGGCCAACGCCGCTTCTTTGGCTTCTCGGAACGGCATTTCAAGAATATCTCTGGACATCTCACTGGATGGGATGTCAGCCGGCACCCCGGCACCCGGAAAAATATCCTCCGGTTCAAGGGCTGTAGTGCGGCAGAAAATAACCCCCCGTTCAATCAGGTTTTCCAGCTCCCGGACATTGCCGGAAAAGGAATACGCTTTCAGGTGTTTCAGCGCGGATTCCGATATCTGTGTGATATCTTTCTGATACAACAGGGCATATTTTTTTATAAAATGTTGGGCAAGCAAAGGGATGTCCTCGGGCCGCCGGTCCAGGCCGGGCATGTGCAGACAGATTACATTGAGCCGGTAAAACAGATCTTCTCTGAACATCCCGTTTTTTATGTCTGTTTCCAGATCATGGTTGGTGGCTGCCACGAACCGGATGTCCGCATGCCGGGTGCGGGTGCTGCCCACGGGTTTATATTCTCCTTCCTGGAGAAGGCGCAGCAATTTGGTCTGCATGGAAAGATTCAAATCCCCGATTTCATCCAGAAACAGGGTGCTGCCGTCCGCTTCCTCCACCAGGCCTTTCTTGTCCTTCCAGGCCCCGGTGAACGCCCCTTTGACATGGCCGAACAATTCGCTTTCAATCACGTTTTCTGAAATGGCCGTACAGTTGACCGTGATCATGGGAAAGGCTTTGCGCAGGCTGAACTGGTGGATGGCCCGGGCGGCCAGTTCTTTTCCGGTTCCGCTCGGCCCGGTGATGAGCACCGTGGCCGTGGTGGGGGCCACCTGTTTGATTTCCTGTATAACGGATTTGATGGCATTGGATGATCCGATAAGGGGCCGGGTGGCATCCTTTTGAACCAGTTCTTCCCTTAAGGACATGTTTTCAAAAATCATCCGCCGCCACTGCAGGGCTTTGTCAATGGTCAACAGAATCCGTTCCCGGCGGAAAGGCTTGGTGATGTAATCATACGCCCCTTCCTGGATCGCTTCCACGGCCGTTTCAATGGTGGCATAGGCGGTCATGATAATGGCCGATGTGTCGGGCCGGATTTTCTTGATCTGACGTAAGAGATCAAGCCCCCCCATTTTCGGCATTTTTAAATCCATGATCACCAGGTCGAACCGTTCCTGTTTAAAGACTGCCAATGCCTCCATGGGATTGTTTTCCGTCTGGACCTGATAAGCGGTATCTTCTGAAATATACCGGGAAAGCAGGGCCAGCATATCTTTTTCATCATCCACAACAAGAATCTTCAATGACATTATATCTCCTTGTTAAAAACAGGCAGTTTGATCGTAAAAAGGGTACCATGTGCGGTGTTTGCATCGTTTTGAAAACCGGCAGGCGAGCTTTTGCAGTCGATAATGCCCCCGTATTTGCTGACAATGCCGTAAGTGACGGACAACCCCAGGCCGGTCCCTTCTCCTTCCGGCTTGGTGGTGAAAAACGGCTCGAAAATCCGGTCGATATATTTTTTTTTGATACCGTGTCCCGTGTCCTGGATCAGGACCATGGCTTTGTTCTCTTTTTGCAAAAATTCAGAGTGAATTGTCAGGGTCCCCCCTTTTTTCATGGCGGCACAGGCATTGTTGATCAGGTTTAAAAACACCTGCTGCAGTTCCCTGGAATCTCCGCGCACCAGGGGGATGGTGTCATCCAGGTCCATGTTCAGATCGATGGATTCCATTTCCAGGGTATGGCGAACGATGTTTACCACCTCCCGGATGGCATCGTTGACATCGCAACTGGCTGCGTTTCCTTCTCCGAAACGGGCGAACCGCAAAAGATTCTCCACAATCTGTTTGCAGTGCATCCCCTGTCTTTCAATGGTTTTAAGGTCTTCGTAGGCCTGGGAGTCTTTGGCGGTTTTTCTCACCAGCAGGTCCGTGAACCCAAGGATCACGCCCAAAGGGTTGTTGATTTCATGGGCTACGCCCGCGGCCAGGGTTCCCAGGGAGGCCAGTTTTTCCGTGTTGATGAGCTGGCGTTCCAGGTTTTTTTCAGTGGTGATATCCCTGGCAATGCAAAGCACGGATTCCACCCGGCCGGATTCATTACGGATGGGCATGAAATTGGCGCTGACCCAGAGGTCATGTTCGCCGGCCTGCAATGTAAATTCATCCCGTACGCTTTTCTGGTACCGGAAAACCAGGCCCTGCATTTTCAGGTGCTTTTGGGAAGATTCTTTGTTGAGTACCTGGTCGATGCTGCGGTGAATGAACTCTTCAGGCCTTCCTCCGAAAAAACTGGCCGTAAAACTGTTCATGGACTGGAACCGGCCGTCCTGGTCCAGGGTAAAAATAAAATCTTCCGCACTTTCCACAACAGACCGGTACTTTTCTTCCGACCGTTGCAGGTCATGGGTCCGTTGCGCCACTTTATCTTCCAGCCGGTTGGTCCATCGGATTTCTCTGAAAAGCAGGACGCTTCCTGATACGACCACCACAAAAAGAATGACTGCATGGAACAGAAACCGCCAGGCAGCGGCCTGATTGATGTAACCGTCAATTTCGGAA from Desulfotignum phosphitoxidans DSM 13687 includes these protein-coding regions:
- a CDS encoding sulfite exporter TauE/SafE family protein, with the protein product MGANEKTKRTGFEIQEELEATKTTIMERLIPGKRQIIGFLSGIVPLFIMFLVGCWLAGNPFEATWRASESGYNIAHGLVGTNQWHIIWYVVLVGLFFEFMDASAGMGFGTVMSPVLMSLGFTPLQVVPVIMIQQASAGLIGAFLHREFENVEWKWNPMSETIKLWLLISILGVAAVITSIIGVYGIFKTAKVWIKLYVVILLVMMGAVALYQAYQQHKGKKRPYRFKRMGFFAFLAGFNKGIGGGGYGPVITVGGLISGVPVKSQLAVTAICEGTVSTVAAILWFTMLGSGMKIDFLLLPTMMITAIGGGVLAPYATRVFPQKFWTYTVPVYCLIVAVICIWKLWPSLSKALGLM
- a CDS encoding sodium:calcium antiporter, with translation MEELLLRVVPGLPTLVLLIVIGVCILLLSKGADWAIDGVVALARRTGLPRIVIGATIVSLGTTLPEAFVSVMAAWTGNPGLALGNAVGSIIADTGLILGVACVMTRVPMNKFILQRTGWVQVGSATLLVVIALISLWIMPEPVIKRGIGFLFLGLLALYMYATYSWAKSGGNQAMDGEAEDESDEMGIPKSFLMIFGGLFLVILGARVLIPCASECAVRVGVPQDVIAATLVAFGTSLPELMTAFAAIRKGHPEIMVGNVVGADVLNCLFVIGASASATPLAIPENFFLFHFPVMLLILWSFRAFIAMQNKKGYFERWQGGWLLGIYLIYVVLQYALNVNIPH
- a CDS encoding CBS domain-containing protein, with translation MESCKVKTVLMPFSSGVSLDYAVTPEDRLTHAVQLMLLYGINRIAVVKNGHPMGIVRLDDALEKLGLKKYV
- a CDS encoding sigma-54-dependent transcriptional regulator; translated protein: MSLKILVVDDEKDMLALLSRYISEDTAYQVQTENNPMEALAVFKQERFDLVIMDLKMPKMGGLDLLRQIKKIRPDTSAIIMTAYATIETAVEAIQEGAYDYITKPFRRERILLTIDKALQWRRMIFENMSLREELVQKDATRPLIGSSNAIKSVIQEIKQVAPTTATVLITGPSGTGKELAARAIHQFSLRKAFPMITVNCTAISENVIESELFGHVKGAFTGAWKDKKGLVEEADGSTLFLDEIGDLNLSMQTKLLRLLQEGEYKPVGSTRTRHADIRFVAATNHDLETDIKNGMFREDLFYRLNVICLHMPGLDRRPEDIPLLAQHFIKKYALLYQKDITQISESALKHLKAYSFSGNVRELENLIERGVIFCRTTALEPEDIFPGAGVPADIPSSEMSRDILEMPFREAKEAALALFYNQYIKNALTHSSGNISRAAEKAGIQRQYLHRLIKETGLDAEGFKFSS
- a CDS encoding sensor histidine kinase, whose translation is MAHLKTLKNGSAYLLNIFQGNRNVRKMLIGVILATMFFLGVSAYLDMKAARHHANMARKQFNDQQMLIARHIRRQVESELSFVGKELVRAGDILSRENGRIDPARPALEPLFSRLLEKSVFRINIRMPDQPRIHSFGYPRQWQIRAPEPDFLSSLTLPPEPSGLFFSDPVHQSGNIYIQMAWQVADINLILIAELDISRFLGRFLDDVRSGSTGYAWVIDGNGIFLYHPYTRFIGKSAFSAREKRDTGLTHHAIAFIQENHMLTGHTGTGSYTAGWHRGLTGNIEKLIAYCPITIPGTPAGTWSVAVVAPVSEIDGYINQAAAWRFLFHAVILFVVVVSGSVLLFREIRWTNRLEDKVAQRTHDLQRSEEKYRSVVESAEDFIFTLDQDGRFQSMNSFTASFFGGRPEEFIHRSIDQVLNKESSQKHLKMQGLVFRYQKSVRDEFTLQAGEHDLWVSANFMPIRNESGRVESVLCIARDITTEKNLERQLINTEKLASLGTLAAGVAHEINNPLGVILGFTDLLVRKTAKDSQAYEDLKTIERQGMHCKQIVENLLRFARFGEGNAASCDVNDAIREVVNIVRHTLEMESIDLNMDLDDTIPLVRGDSRELQQVFLNLINNACAAMKKGGTLTIHSEFLQKENKAMVLIQDTGHGIKKKYIDRIFEPFFTTKPEGEGTGLGLSVTYGIVSKYGGIIDCKSSPAGFQNDANTAHGTLFTIKLPVFNKEI